A genomic window from Quercus lobata isolate SW786 chromosome 10, ValleyOak3.0 Primary Assembly, whole genome shotgun sequence includes:
- the LOC115963003 gene encoding uncharacterized protein LOC115963003 isoform X4, whose translation MMERADSSKKLYSRLHLWAFTQLRFFSISVVLFFILWLSSSAGYSLSKLKGLVASSSTSKEEQKVDANSTYSVEWDNHGWFYILVRVAFFLWSGSRLFGFIGAGATVGQLFGSLFATGMASLGPFLLLFAALLMEFAAQSSKGINKDVSHNSHLPEELTPIRALADQLEGTKEEEHKKYRGMVVEYIMVNNNMTVDGIDFYVTDSFGEGFYDSCKDVKFGTMNSRAIQFIGIGAGAQNFKVAVGDVIYIEANSGAVKRVGRSDAFATEFDLQAEEYVPLPKGEVHKKEEIVQVMDAWLAYAPVKNNPEDAAKRD comes from the exons ATGATGGAGAGGGCTGATTCTAGTAAAAAGCTATATTCGCGTCTGCATCTATGGGCCTTTACTCAGTTGAG GTTTTTTAGCATATCAGTTGTTTTATTCTTCATTCTATGGCTTTCCTCATCAGCTGGATATTCATTATCCAAATTAAAG GGATTAGTGGCTTCATCCTCTACTTCAAAAGAGGAACAAAAGGTTGATGCTAATTCTACATACTCTGTAGAATGGGATAACCATGGatggttttatattttagtgAGAGTTGCATTCTTCCTTTGG TCAGGTTCAAGATTGTTTGGGTTCATTGGTGCTGGTGCCACAGTTGGCCAACTTTTTGGGTCATTGTTTGCCACCGGAATGGCTTCGTTGGGGCCAT TTCTACTCCTATTTGCTGCTTTGCTAATGGAATTTGCTGCACAGTCATCAAAAGGGATAAACAAGGATGTATCCCATAATTCCCATCTTCCTGAGGAATTAACTCCCATCAG GGCCCTTGCAGATCAGTTGGAAGGCACCAAAGAGGAGGAACATAAAAAGTATCGTGGCATGGTGGTAGAATATATTATG GTTAATAACAATATGACTGTGGATGGGATTGATTTTTACGTAACTGACAGTTTTGGTGAAGGGTTCTATGATTCTTGCAAGGATGTAAAGTTTGGTACCATGAATTCTCGGGCTATACAATTTATTGGTATTGGTGCTGGTGctcaaaattttaaag TGGCTGTTGGTGATGTTATATATATTGAAGCAAATAGTGGAGCAGTAAAGAGGGTGGGCAGAAGTGATGCTTTCGCTACAGAATTTGACCTTCAAGCAGAAGAGTATGTTCCACTTCCTAAAGGAGAGGTTCACAAAAAGGAGGAGATAGTTCAG GTGATGGATGCATGGCTTGCTTATGCACCTGTGAAGAACAACCCTGAGGATGCTGCTAAG AGGGACTGA
- the LOC115963003 gene encoding uncharacterized protein LOC115963003 isoform X3 — protein MMERADSSKKLYSRLHLWAFTQLRFFSISVVLFFILWLSSSAGYSLSKLKGLVASSSTSKEEQKVDANSTYSVEWDNHGWFYILVRVAFFLWVALLNLITISSTWARVIDVMDSESGSRLFGFIGAGATVGQLFGSLFATGMASLGPFLLLFAALLMEFAAQSSKGINKDVSHNSHLPEELTPIRALADQLEGTKEEEHKKYRGMVVEYIMVNNNMTVDGIDFYVTDSFGEGFYDSCKDVKFGTMNSRAIQFIGIGAGAQNFKVAVGDVIYIEANSGAVKRVGRSDAFATEFDLQAEEYVPLPKGEVHKKEEIVQIQRC, from the exons ATGATGGAGAGGGCTGATTCTAGTAAAAAGCTATATTCGCGTCTGCATCTATGGGCCTTTACTCAGTTGAG GTTTTTTAGCATATCAGTTGTTTTATTCTTCATTCTATGGCTTTCCTCATCAGCTGGATATTCATTATCCAAATTAAAG GGATTAGTGGCTTCATCCTCTACTTCAAAAGAGGAACAAAAGGTTGATGCTAATTCTACATACTCTGTAGAATGGGATAACCATGGatggttttatattttagtgAGAGTTGCATTCTTCCTTTGG GTTGCTCTACTTAATCTAATAACAATTTCTTCAACTTGGGCAAGAGTAATTGATGTCATGGACAGTGAG TCAGGTTCAAGATTGTTTGGGTTCATTGGTGCTGGTGCCACAGTTGGCCAACTTTTTGGGTCATTGTTTGCCACCGGAATGGCTTCGTTGGGGCCAT TTCTACTCCTATTTGCTGCTTTGCTAATGGAATTTGCTGCACAGTCATCAAAAGGGATAAACAAGGATGTATCCCATAATTCCCATCTTCCTGAGGAATTAACTCCCATCAG GGCCCTTGCAGATCAGTTGGAAGGCACCAAAGAGGAGGAACATAAAAAGTATCGTGGCATGGTGGTAGAATATATTATG GTTAATAACAATATGACTGTGGATGGGATTGATTTTTACGTAACTGACAGTTTTGGTGAAGGGTTCTATGATTCTTGCAAGGATGTAAAGTTTGGTACCATGAATTCTCGGGCTATACAATTTATTGGTATTGGTGCTGGTGctcaaaattttaaag TGGCTGTTGGTGATGTTATATATATTGAAGCAAATAGTGGAGCAGTAAAGAGGGTGGGCAGAAGTGATGCTTTCGCTACAGAATTTGACCTTCAAGCAGAAGAGTATGTTCCACTTCCTAAAGGAGAGGTTCACAAAAAGGAGGAGATAGTTCAG ATACAAAGATGCTAG
- the LOC115964112 gene encoding protein DYAD-like, translated as MAHAQAGRMQVACISVRGEKTPQLSSSIVEEVDSKDDVKAVIKAEPLVIPEIRKRKRLGRSQLIEMKAALRVEESQGSSIQSNRNLRKINRVERWSAERYKLAEKYMFEVLKAEGATFRNPISRPALRTAARKCVGDTGLLDHLLKHIDGKVSPDGTERFRRCFSPNGIMEYWLESAELVNIRREAGWQDPYWVPPDMRAGNGPSQDTVSAGELMLLKTEMVKLRRDMQELVSKNQEQDHAELMHKDLLKYKATVDERLKEITKSLVGMKGMHEELIAWKAQVEQQLMEIKNSLSSAQASKQDTTFSPPNSERWEDWLEGSNLDNIQGNELVPFYESTDLFNDKQLQIPYSAIPPQMMPGNSSSEDPVCAGDLEPVKEEMAKMERDVSELVTKKQEEDHANVTPDSSATANSKSDIDNSLLPFQEMIMELFKWKDKMEQQLEQISNSVSCMQASNQIDFLLPFSC; from the exons ATGGCGCATGCGCAGGCTGGTCGCATGCAGGTTGCGTGCATCAGTGTACGTGGAGAAAAAACACCTCAACTTTCATCAAGCATAGTTGAAGAAGTAGATTCAAAGGATGATGTTAAAGCAGTTATTAAAGCTGAACCTCTGGTGATTCCAGAAATTCGGAAGAGAAAGCGATTGGGCCGTAGTCAACTTATAGAGATGAAAGCAGCATTACGTGTGGAGGAAAGCCAAGGCAGTAGTATTCAAAGTAACCGTAATCTAAGGAAGATCAACCGTGTAGAAAGATGGTCTGCTGAGAG GTACAAACTGGCAGAGAAATATATGTTTGAGGTCTTGAAGGCTGAAGGAGCAACCTTTAGGAACCCAATTTCCCGTCCAGCTCTAAGAACTGCCGCTCGTAAATGCGTTGGTGACACAGGACTGCTAGACCACTTACTGAAGCACATTGACGGTAAAGTGTCACCAGATGGGACTGAGCGGTTCCGGCGGTGCTTCAGCCCTAATGGAATAATGGAGTATTGGCTAGAGAGTGCTGAACTGGTTAATATTCGGCGGGAGGCTGGGTGGCAGGATCCTTACTGGGTTCCACCAGATATGAGGGCAGGTAATGGCCCTTCCCAAGACACTGTTTCTGCTGGGGAACTGATGCTGCTTAAAACAGAAATGGTCAAACTGAGAAG AGATATGCAGGAGCTGGTATCCAAGAATCAAGAGCAAGATCACGCGGAG CTGATGCACAAGGATCTGTTGAAATATAAAGCTACTGTTGATGAACGCCTGAAGGAGATTACAAAGTCTTTGGTGGGAATGAAG GGGATGCATGAGGAATTGATAGCATGGAAAGCTCAAGTTGAGCAGCAGCTGATGGAAATTAAAAATTCTTTGAGCAGCGCACAGGCATCAAAGCAAGACACTACCTTCAGTCCTCCTAATTCTGAAAGATGGGAAGATTGGCTTGAGGGCAGTAACTTAGATAATATCCAGGGGAATGAACTTGTACCTTTTTATGAGAGCACAGATCTGTTTAATGATAAGCAGTTGCAAATTCCCTACTCAGCCATACCACCTCAGATGATGCCTGGTAATAGCTCATCTGAGGACCCTGTCTGTGCTGGAGATTTAGAGCCAGTTAAGGAAGAAATGGCCAAAATGGAAAG AGATGTGTCAGAGCTGGTGACCAAGAAGCAAGAGGAAGATCATGCTAATGTGACCCCAGATTCTTCTGCTACTGCCAATTCAAAGTCGGACATTGATAACTCATTACTTCCATTTCAG GAAATGATTATGGAGCTATTTAAGTGGAAGGATAAGATGGAGCAGCAGCTGGAGCAGATTTCAAATTCTGTGAGTTGTATGCAGGCATCAAATCAAATAGATTTTCTCCTGCCCTTCAGCTGTTAA
- the LOC115963003 gene encoding uncharacterized protein LOC115963003 isoform X1, with product MMERADSSKKLYSRLHLWAFTQLRFFSISVVLFFILWLSSSAGYSLSKLKGLVASSSTSKEEQKVDANSTYSVEWDNHGWFYILVRVAFFLWVALLNLITISSTWARVIDVMDSESGSRLFGFIGAGATVGQLFGSLFATGMASLGPFLLLFAALLMEFAAQSSKGINKDVSHNSHLPEELTPIRALADQLEGTKEEEHKKYRGMVVEYIMVNNNMTVDGIDFYVTDSFGEGFYDSCKDVKFGTMNSRAIQFIGIGAGAQNFKVAVGDVIYIEANSGAVKRVGRSDAFATEFDLQAEEYVPLPKGEVHKKEEIVQVMDAWLAYAPVKNNPEDAAKRD from the exons ATGATGGAGAGGGCTGATTCTAGTAAAAAGCTATATTCGCGTCTGCATCTATGGGCCTTTACTCAGTTGAG GTTTTTTAGCATATCAGTTGTTTTATTCTTCATTCTATGGCTTTCCTCATCAGCTGGATATTCATTATCCAAATTAAAG GGATTAGTGGCTTCATCCTCTACTTCAAAAGAGGAACAAAAGGTTGATGCTAATTCTACATACTCTGTAGAATGGGATAACCATGGatggttttatattttagtgAGAGTTGCATTCTTCCTTTGG GTTGCTCTACTTAATCTAATAACAATTTCTTCAACTTGGGCAAGAGTAATTGATGTCATGGACAGTGAG TCAGGTTCAAGATTGTTTGGGTTCATTGGTGCTGGTGCCACAGTTGGCCAACTTTTTGGGTCATTGTTTGCCACCGGAATGGCTTCGTTGGGGCCAT TTCTACTCCTATTTGCTGCTTTGCTAATGGAATTTGCTGCACAGTCATCAAAAGGGATAAACAAGGATGTATCCCATAATTCCCATCTTCCTGAGGAATTAACTCCCATCAG GGCCCTTGCAGATCAGTTGGAAGGCACCAAAGAGGAGGAACATAAAAAGTATCGTGGCATGGTGGTAGAATATATTATG GTTAATAACAATATGACTGTGGATGGGATTGATTTTTACGTAACTGACAGTTTTGGTGAAGGGTTCTATGATTCTTGCAAGGATGTAAAGTTTGGTACCATGAATTCTCGGGCTATACAATTTATTGGTATTGGTGCTGGTGctcaaaattttaaag TGGCTGTTGGTGATGTTATATATATTGAAGCAAATAGTGGAGCAGTAAAGAGGGTGGGCAGAAGTGATGCTTTCGCTACAGAATTTGACCTTCAAGCAGAAGAGTATGTTCCACTTCCTAAAGGAGAGGTTCACAAAAAGGAGGAGATAGTTCAG GTGATGGATGCATGGCTTGCTTATGCACCTGTGAAGAACAACCCTGAGGATGCTGCTAAG AGGGACTGA
- the LOC115963003 gene encoding uncharacterized protein LOC115963003 isoform X2, giving the protein MMERADSSKKLYSRLHLWAFTQLRFFSISVVLFFILWLSSSAGYSLSKLKGLVASSSTSKEEQKVDANSTYSVEWDNHGWFYILVRVAFFLWVALLNLITISSTWARVIDVMDSESGSRLFGFIGAGATVGQLFGSLFATGMASLGPFLLLFAALLMEFAAQSSKGINKDVSHNSHLPEELTPIRALADQLEGTKEEEHKKYRGMVVEYIMVNNNMTVDGIDFYVTDSFGEGFYDSCKDVKFGTMNSRAIQFIGIGAGAQNFKVAVGDVIYIEANSGAVKRVGRSDAFATEFDLQAEEYVPLPKGEVHKKEEIVQPTQG; this is encoded by the exons ATGATGGAGAGGGCTGATTCTAGTAAAAAGCTATATTCGCGTCTGCATCTATGGGCCTTTACTCAGTTGAG GTTTTTTAGCATATCAGTTGTTTTATTCTTCATTCTATGGCTTTCCTCATCAGCTGGATATTCATTATCCAAATTAAAG GGATTAGTGGCTTCATCCTCTACTTCAAAAGAGGAACAAAAGGTTGATGCTAATTCTACATACTCTGTAGAATGGGATAACCATGGatggttttatattttagtgAGAGTTGCATTCTTCCTTTGG GTTGCTCTACTTAATCTAATAACAATTTCTTCAACTTGGGCAAGAGTAATTGATGTCATGGACAGTGAG TCAGGTTCAAGATTGTTTGGGTTCATTGGTGCTGGTGCCACAGTTGGCCAACTTTTTGGGTCATTGTTTGCCACCGGAATGGCTTCGTTGGGGCCAT TTCTACTCCTATTTGCTGCTTTGCTAATGGAATTTGCTGCACAGTCATCAAAAGGGATAAACAAGGATGTATCCCATAATTCCCATCTTCCTGAGGAATTAACTCCCATCAG GGCCCTTGCAGATCAGTTGGAAGGCACCAAAGAGGAGGAACATAAAAAGTATCGTGGCATGGTGGTAGAATATATTATG GTTAATAACAATATGACTGTGGATGGGATTGATTTTTACGTAACTGACAGTTTTGGTGAAGGGTTCTATGATTCTTGCAAGGATGTAAAGTTTGGTACCATGAATTCTCGGGCTATACAATTTATTGGTATTGGTGCTGGTGctcaaaattttaaag TGGCTGTTGGTGATGTTATATATATTGAAGCAAATAGTGGAGCAGTAAAGAGGGTGGGCAGAAGTGATGCTTTCGCTACAGAATTTGACCTTCAAGCAGAAGAGTATGTTCCACTTCCTAAAGGAGAGGTTCACAAAAAGGAGGAGATAGTTCAG CCGACCCAAGGATGA